TGCGTAGGCTCATGGCGTTTTGGCTCCCGCATAAATCTGCTGTATGTCTTTTTTCTCTGTGCTAGCATGGAGCCACAGGCGGCTTCTGCCCCTGTTTCGCCTACCCTGGGCGAGTACACATATAAACAAGGAGAAAACCATGACCAGATATTTGCGACACGGAATTCTCATGCTGGCGGCAATCCTGCTTGTGGCTGGCGTGCAAACGGTTGTGGCCCAGGACGCCGCACAGAAAAAAGGCGCGGAACTGTACGCCAGCCTGTGCGAATCCTGTCACACCCCCACCCCTGCCAAGATGATGGGCAAACCTGTGGAAGCCCTGACGGCTGGTATGGATAAAGTCAAAAATATGAGCTCGCCCTCAGGCCCCCTGCTGAAAATGCAACAGAACCTGAAGACGTTGAACGCGGAGCAGATAAACGACATCGCCGTGTACATCAATCAGCTTAAGCCATAAATGACCACACGGGCCCCCTGGGAACACCCCAGGGGGTCCCGGCGCTTCTGTTCGAAGGACACGCACTACACGCCGCCAGCCATAGGCCAGGAGCACGCCGTCTGCGCCAGCCGCATTTTGTGCAAAGCGCGACAAGCAGCCAGTTTTCTTGAAAAAGTGGCGCACGATTTGATGATGACAACAGCATCAAAATAGCCTATAAGGCTTTTCTTGGTTGAGAATTTCGGGCAGTTAGCTCAGTTGGTTGAGCACCGCCCTTACAAGGCGGGGGCCACAGGTTCAAGTCCTGTACTGCCCACCAATGATACCGATGGGTTGCAGATTTATCTGCAACCCATCTTTTTTTCCCAGCACCATGCCCAATACGCCTGCTAGAGCAGATCAACTTTGAAATGAGAAGAATAAGCGGGCGCGATTGTTGGCACTGGTTCGCGCGCACGTTGCGCATAAAAAGATACATCAGCACCACCCGCATAGCGGGTGGTTTGCTCTGGCCC
This DNA window, taken from Desulfovibrio sp. 86, encodes the following:
- a CDS encoding c-type cytochrome — protein: MTRYLRHGILMLAAILLVAGVQTVVAQDAAQKKGAELYASLCESCHTPTPAKMMGKPVEALTAGMDKVKNMSSPSGPLLKMQQNLKTLNAEQINDIAVYINQLKP